In the genome of Nymphaea colorata isolate Beijing-Zhang1983 chromosome 9, ASM883128v2, whole genome shotgun sequence, one region contains:
- the LOC116260902 gene encoding protein WHAT'S THIS FACTOR 9, mitochondrial — MRMLRNLSMFLLSSPFSRGRMRDASLFLQKRDLVKVRLKWVKNRGLDHIIDNETDLKAVCLIKDAIKRSSAGCLSASSLSERQKHLGLTVPVLRFVRRYPTLFEEFRGDRFKNVPMFRLTDTARVLDEREQRIYQSHEEDLVERLCRLLMMTKSRTLPFQSIDPLKWDLGLPDDYVKRIVPKYSDHFRMVKQQNGLLALSLENWHEEYAVSELQKRSENTDEYGTYRNLKKGLSLSFPLSFPRGYGSQKKVIAWMDEFQKLPYISPYEDPSQIDPNSNLMEKRVVGVFHELLSITIHKKTKRNYLRCLREEMTLPEKFTRIFTRYPGIFYLSLKCKTTTVALKEGYQRGKLVCLHPLAGIREKYSYVMRTGVMYRGRGLKGDGSNQLVFPNKDSLVPEEGDEVRHESEDNIEDGGIDDSEDDD, encoded by the coding sequence ATGCGCATGCTGAGAAATCTAAGCATGTTTCTGCTGAGTTCTCCATTTTCCCGTGGAAGGATGAGGGATGCAAGTTTATTCCTTCAGAAGCGCGATTTAGTGAAGGTGAGATTGAAATGGGTGAAAAACAGAGGCCTCGATCACATCATTGACAACGAAACGGATCTGAAAGCAGTTTGCTTGATAAAGGATGCCATCAAGAGGAGCTCTGCTGGGTGCCTGAGCGCCTCCTCACTCTCCGAGAGGCAGAAGCACTTGGGCTTGACCGTGCCCGTGTTGCGGTTTGTGCGAAGGTATCCCACACTCTTCGAAGAATTTCGTGGCGATAGATTTAAGAACGTCCCCATGTTCCGGTTGACGGATACTGCCCGTGTACTTGACGAGCGAGAGCAGCGTATATACCAGAGCCATGAGGAAGATTTGGTGGAGAGGTTGTGCCGGTTGTTGATGATGACCAAGAGCAGGACACTTCCGTTTCAATCCATTGATCCACTGAAATGGGATCTGGGTTTGCCAGATGATTATGTGAAGAGAATTGTCCCCAAGTATTCGGATCATTTTCGAATGGTCAAGCAACAAAATGGTCTGTTGGCTTTGAGCCTGGAAAATTGGCATGAGGAATATGCGGTATCGGAGCTGCAGAAGAGGAGTGAGAATACGGATGAGTATGGAACTTATCGAAATCTTAAAAAGGGACTGTCGTTATCGTTTCCATTGAGTTTTCCTCGAGGTTATGGATCACAAAAGAAAGTGATAGCATGGATGGACGAATTTCAGAAGCTTCCTTACATATCTCCTTATGAAGATCCATCACAAATCGATCCTAATAGCAACCTCATGGAGAAGAGGGTGGTTGGTGTCTTCCATGAACTGTTGAGCATAACAATACACAAGAAGACTAAGAGAAATTACCTAAGGTGCTTGAGAGAGGAGATGACTTTGCCAGAGAAATTCACAAGGATTTTTACTCGATACCCAGGTATCTTCTATCTGTCTCTGAAATGTAAAACGACAACAGTGGCCCTCAAGGAAGGTTACCAGCGAGGAAAGTTGGTTTGTCTCCATCCGCTTGCTGGAATTAGAGAAAAGTACTCTTATGTCATGAGGACAGGAGTTATGTATAGGGGAAGGGGGTTGAAGGGCGATGGCTCGAATCAGCTTGTATTTCCTAACAAAGATAGCTTAGTTCCTGAGGAGGGCGATGAAGTGAGACATGAATCAGAGGACAACATTGAAGATGGTGGTATAGATGATTCTGAAGATGATGACTGA